The genomic DNA GTGGTCACGAACAGGTGCAACATGGACTGCTGGTACTGCTTCTTCTACGCAGAGAAAGCGGGATACGTCTACGAGCCCACTTTGGAGGAGATAGAGAGAATGGTAGATCTAATGCTGATGGAGAAGCCCGCTCATGGCAACGCTGTTCAGATAACTGGAGGGGAGCCCCTGCTCAGGGATGACATAGTTGAGATAGTGAGGCTCCTCAGGAGGAAGGGTGTCACGCACATCCAGCTCAACACAGAGGGCATCGCATTCTTGGAGAAGCCCTGGCTCATGAGGGAGCTTAGGGAGGCCGGAGTCAACACGATGTACCTGAGCTTCGACGGCGTCACGCCCATCGCGAATCCCAAGAATCACTGGGAGATGCCCTACATCCTGGATCTGGCCAGGAAGTCTTCCATGACGAGCATAGTACTCGTCCCCACTGTGATAAAGGGGATCAACGATGGCGAGGTTGGGGACATAGTCAGGTTCGCGGCATACAACATGGACGTGATAAGGGGGATCAACTTCCAGCCCGTCTCCCTCACCGGGAGGATGCCGAGGGATCAGAGGGAGAAGTATAGAATAACGATACCTGATGTGATTAAGAGGATAGAGGATCAGACAAACGGCCAGATAGGTAAGGAAGCTTGGTATCCAGTTCCCTTCACTGTCCCGATAAGCCAGTTCATCGAAGCACTGACCGGGAAGCCTAAGCTGACGCTCACAAACCATCCAGCATGTGGTATGGCAACATACGTCTTCCCTGTGTTCGAGAGGGTGGACGGAAGGAGGGAGCTGAAGGAGTTCATACCCATAACGGAATTCGTGGACGTGGAGGGCCTCCACGATTTCCTCTCCGAGAAGGCTAGGGAGGTAATGGAGGGGGCCAATAGGTTAATAACACTCCTCAAGGTGATCTATAAGCTCCCAAGTTTCGTGGAGAGGGATAAGCAACCACCGGGAATAGACCTAATCAGAATGATC from Candidatus Korarchaeota archaeon NZ13-K includes the following:
- a CDS encoding radical SAM protein; the encoded protein is MVVEVVKPRSFEVGGRKIEVGGPRPQLREREKLVRYTSSICPECYRLLPAVILERDGAVYIRKVCPDHGEFEDVYWGDSELFKKAMRFEVKGRGIYPPHTNLSSPCPFSCGICEAHLNTTALANLVVTNRCNMDCWYCFFYAEKAGYVYEPTLEEIERMVDLMLMEKPAHGNAVQITGGEPLLRDDIVEIVRLLRRKGVTHIQLNTEGIAFLEKPWLMRELREAGVNTMYLSFDGVTPIANPKNHWEMPYILDLARKSSMTSIVLVPTVIKGINDGEVGDIVRFAAYNMDVIRGINFQPVSLTGRMPRDQREKYRITIPDVIKRIEDQTNGQIGKEAWYPVPFTVPISQFIEALTGKPKLTLTNHPACGMATYVFPVFERVDGRRELKEFIPITEFVDVEGLHDFLSEKAREVMEGANRLITLLKVIYKLPSFVERDKQPPGIDLIRMIRNIFLKRNYEALGEFHYRSLFLGMMHFMDLYNYDVQRVLRCDIHYFSPDGRMIPFCTYNVISDIYRDRVLREHSMTFEEYERRYGPGRVGPSMKYRRDVKKLESSELYRRTYEPFLDKIASRRRVAE